The following proteins are encoded in a genomic region of Devosia lucknowensis:
- the rnr gene encoding ribonuclease R, with amino-acid sequence MAKTPKPKNTSGPKRPRLSAADRLPTREQLLEALAQEDDIKGKRDLAKVFGIRGDLRRPFKAMLAELEGEGVITRTRKALRRTAALPHVTVLDIPSDADPDNLHAFPAQWNPEEGEMPRVRVLTGRDVRVVPAPGDRILARIDAGEDAIPDYTARPMKVLDKPRRGQIGIVRKDDDGARLIPVDRKQKEMRIALGDLGDASDGDLVEVEVLFSGRLMIPRAKVTKVVGNPNSEGAVSLIAIHNLEIPHVFPQSVIREAEEAREATLRGREDWRELPLITIDPADAKDHDDAVHAAPDDDSANPGGFVVTVAIADVAAYVRPGSALDREAYTRGNSVYFPDRVVPMLPERISNELCSLKEGVPRAALAVRMVMGADGRKRSHSFHRILMRSAAKLSYQQAQAAIDGNADDQTGPLLDPILRPLWDAYAAMARARDQRGPLDLDLPERKILLDDKGMVRDIHVPERLDAHRLIEEMMIAANVAAAETLEQKRSELLYRVHDEPSSEKLQALREFLGSLDISVKKSDSVRASDFNGILAQARKAGNIEQVSEMVLRSQAQAEYSAENYGHFGLHLDRYAHFTSPIRRYADLIVHRALVRALGLGDDGLTDQEATKLPGIAQHISATERRAMLAERETSDRLLAQFLAERIGARFMGRISGVTRSGLFIRLLETGADGFIPASTLGQDYYRYVEERQAMIGERTGETFTLGDRVEVRLLEAAPVAGALRFELLSEGKRGNPPSGKRLRKGASKSFGPRSSKSSGRRKR; translated from the coding sequence ATGGCCAAGACTCCAAAACCAAAAAACACATCCGGACCCAAGCGCCCGCGTCTCTCCGCGGCTGACCGGTTGCCCACGCGCGAGCAACTGCTCGAAGCCCTGGCGCAGGAAGACGACATCAAGGGCAAGCGAGACCTGGCGAAGGTCTTCGGCATTCGCGGCGATCTGCGTCGGCCCTTCAAGGCAATGCTGGCCGAACTGGAGGGCGAAGGCGTCATTACCCGCACCCGCAAGGCGTTGCGGCGGACGGCCGCCCTGCCCCATGTCACGGTGCTGGACATCCCTTCCGATGCCGATCCGGACAATCTTCACGCCTTCCCCGCCCAATGGAATCCGGAAGAAGGCGAAATGCCGCGCGTTCGCGTGCTGACCGGCCGCGATGTCCGCGTCGTGCCGGCGCCCGGCGACCGGATACTCGCGCGCATCGATGCTGGCGAGGACGCGATTCCCGACTACACCGCCCGCCCGATGAAGGTCCTCGACAAGCCTCGTCGCGGCCAGATCGGCATTGTCCGCAAGGATGACGACGGCGCGCGCCTCATACCGGTCGACCGCAAGCAGAAGGAAATGCGCATCGCCCTCGGCGACCTCGGCGACGCCAGCGATGGCGATTTGGTCGAAGTGGAGGTGCTCTTCTCCGGCCGGCTGATGATTCCGCGCGCCAAGGTCACCAAGGTGGTCGGCAATCCCAATTCCGAAGGCGCGGTTTCGCTGATTGCCATCCACAATCTTGAAATCCCGCACGTCTTTCCGCAAAGCGTCATTCGCGAGGCGGAGGAAGCCAGGGAGGCGACGCTCAGAGGTCGCGAGGACTGGCGCGAGCTGCCGCTGATCACCATCGATCCGGCCGATGCCAAGGACCACGACGACGCCGTTCACGCCGCTCCGGACGACGACTCTGCAAATCCGGGAGGCTTCGTGGTCACGGTCGCCATAGCCGACGTCGCCGCCTACGTGCGTCCTGGCTCCGCGCTCGACCGCGAAGCCTATACCCGCGGCAACTCGGTCTACTTCCCCGACCGTGTCGTGCCCATGCTGCCCGAGCGGATTTCCAATGAGCTCTGCTCGCTCAAGGAAGGGGTGCCCCGCGCTGCCCTCGCCGTTCGCATGGTGATGGGTGCCGATGGTCGCAAGCGCAGCCACAGTTTTCATCGCATCCTGATGCGCTCGGCCGCCAAGCTGAGCTACCAGCAAGCTCAGGCTGCCATCGATGGCAACGCCGATGATCAGACTGGCCCACTGCTCGATCCCATCCTGCGCCCCCTCTGGGACGCCTATGCCGCGATGGCAAGGGCGCGGGACCAGCGGGGTCCGCTCGATCTCGACCTGCCTGAGCGCAAGATCCTGCTCGACGACAAGGGCATGGTGCGCGACATCCACGTTCCCGAGCGGCTCGACGCCCATCGCCTAATCGAGGAGATGATGATCGCGGCAAACGTCGCGGCAGCGGAAACGCTCGAACAGAAGCGCTCGGAACTGCTCTATCGCGTGCACGACGAGCCATCGTCTGAAAAGCTCCAGGCGCTCCGCGAATTCCTTGGCAGCCTCGATATTTCAGTCAAGAAGTCGGACAGCGTTCGCGCCAGCGATTTCAACGGCATCCTCGCCCAGGCCCGCAAGGCCGGGAACATCGAGCAGGTCAGTGAAATGGTACTGCGCTCGCAGGCTCAGGCCGAGTATTCGGCCGAGAACTACGGCCACTTCGGCCTGCATCTCGATCGCTACGCTCATTTCACCTCGCCCATACGGCGCTATGCCGACCTCATCGTACACCGCGCCCTGGTGCGCGCCCTGGGTCTCGGTGACGATGGACTGACGGATCAGGAAGCGACAAAGCTTCCGGGAATCGCGCAGCACATCTCCGCCACGGAACGGCGGGCCATGCTGGCGGAGCGGGAAACATCCGACCGGCTCCTCGCGCAGTTCCTGGCCGAGCGCATTGGCGCGCGCTTCATGGGACGGATTTCCGGCGTCACCCGCTCCGGTCTTTTTATCCGGCTGCTCGAAACCGGCGCCGACGGCTTCATTCCCGCCTCGACCCTCGGCCAGGACTATTATCGCTATGTGGAAGAGCGGCAGGCCATGATCGGTGAGCGCACAGGTGAAACCTTCACCCTGGGGGACCGCGTCGAGGTCCGTCTGCTCGAGGCCGCACCCGTCGCCGGAGCACTGCGATTTGAGCTCCTTTCCGAGGGCAAGCGCGGCAATCCGCCATCTGGAAAGCGTCTGCGCAAGGGCGCATCTAAGAGCTTCGGCCCCCGAAGCTCGAAATCATCGGGTCGAAGGAAGAGGTAA